The genomic stretch AGAGACAAACCCAGTGCTCAAAATGTCTGGATGCACATTGTATTCCTTAGCAAAGACAAAGGGGACAATTCCTTGTGGAAGTGCTGCCTGAAAAGATTTGAAAGAGAACTTGATATTTGCTTCTCATTATTATGAAAATATGTTTAAACTTAAACCACAAATAGAACCAGTACTAACAGCAGTAGTTTGAGGCCCCTTTTAATTACCTGAACAATAGCAATGTGCAAGAGTGTACCACGTATTCCTATGGCGATCGAAGCAGCAGCCATGACTGCTGGACCAGTTAGGAATCGAACAGCCATGGCAAAGGAGGCAACAGAATTCCCACAGGCAATAATCTTTGGCTGTAGAGCCATGAACAAACCTGCAACATCAAAAGATGACCAGACCCCATCAGTAAGAATGTTTGAAAAACTTTTAAAAAGAATAAGCCTTAATAAGAACTTACCAAGACTGAACATGGCCATTCCAAGCCCAGCATTTGAGAGGATCTTAATGGAACCATCTATAATGGCAGGCATCTCAATGTTCCACCTACAAAACAATCCATGAGTGAGATATTAATTTACTGCAAGAGAAATGGGGTTATGACTCACAAGAAGAGACTTAGTTAATAGGTTTTGCAGACCTGAAGCAGACAAGAGACCAAGTAAGACCTATGAGGCTGGAGTATGTGTTTGGATTCCTGATGAGTTTCCTCCAAACCATGATCAGAATGAGTCTGGTCATGACACTTGCAGGCGGCATCACCTTTGAGCCACCATTAGCTCCTCCAGCCTTGGGGTGGAGCTCAGTTGTAGAGCTTGACCCCAGCTTGGACAAGCTAGGCCCATCTGGTTCACCCCCATTAGGCTGCCTGTTCCCAAAGCTGAACTCATCTCTTCCAAACTGTTCATATTCTATATAATGATCAAACAAACaatcaaaaagagaaaaaaggttaTTTGTTGGACAATGTGCACAAAGATCAACAAAACAACTGGTCAATGCCCAAGGAGACAAGCATGACAAATCACAACAAATTCTACCAAAACATAATGGAAATCTGTTCACAAGGTCCACAAAAAAAGAGGCCCATTTCAAAGACAAATTGATgagaacaaacaaacaaaaaacaaaaggttCCTCCTCAGGAAACAGATCAAAACAAGACAAATCCAGTTACATCAAAGAGAAATCCAAGCCATATATATGTGTAATCATTAATCAAGCAAAGATAAACACAAGAAACAAACAATGTGGGTGACAAAACCCAGAAACCAAATGAGATTTCAAATCTTTCTAACCTTTTGGGTGAGGGTCAACAGGATGAGGTATCCCACTATGTTCATTCCCAAACTCCCCTCCTCTAAACACATGAATGCCACCTTCAGAGACAGGAGAAGCACTAGAGCTCCAGACAAACATGTGAAGATCCTTGCCTCCATCAGTCCCATTGGGCTTCTTCTTAGCTCCAGGCCCTGCAACCGGAGAGAATATTCCGGCATTCGTCGGCGCCGGATACCCACCTCCGGCAACAGAATTCCCCTGCGAAAAAATCCCATTTGCTCTGTTTGGATTGGTGAATCCATTCATTCCACTCTCCTCATCAAAACCCAGATTACCAAAATTGGATTGCCTTGGGCTGACATTGCTAGTATTCCTCCCATTAACCATTGAATAGAAATCAGTATGGTTGAAGCTGGATCCCCTCGGCGTCGGATTTCTCGAAGATTGCAGAGAATAAATCTCTGCATTCGTCAAATTCGACGGCCGAGGAGTCAAAGAAACACCAGAGTTTGGCCCATAAGACCGCCGGGAAAAGATCTCTGATCGAGAACTAGTGGATTTCCTTACAGTGACATGGAGCTTTCCATCCTCACCAACCTCTGCTTCGGTTTGCAGAGGCTCTTTCCCATCTAAGGAGATGATATCCGAGTCAACTCGGAAGGAAATGATGGAACCAGCCGTATCAGGGAACTGTTCAACAATGAGAAGCCTAGCTCCTCTGTATTCAAACAAGAAAAGCATCAAAGTATACCAAATTATACATTGGAGAACGACGATTTGAACCATCAAACTCCCTGAGTAGTCTCCATACATTCCCTTCAAGAGAGGGATTCCCATGACGAGAGTGTTAGGAAGTGTGGAGAGTGAGAAGAGCGTTATGGACCATTCTAAAGAACCTCTGGAGCTGGTTCTAGACCATATGGCGAGAACCACTAAAACTATGATCTTCTGAAGCGTATCAGCAGCTATGAGGCGTATGTTCATGGTGTAAGGATTGTTAGTGGAAATGAAGTGAAAGGAGAGCAAAGGAACGGCAAAAAGAGCTACAAAGCGATTGATACCAGAACACTGATCAGGGCTAAAGATCTTCCACCATTTCACTGAACCATAAGCAAGAATCATGGCTACATAGAGCGGTACAACCGCAGTGAGGACATGATAGAGGTCGGTTCCGGAGATCATTgttcaagaaaacaaaagaagaccCAAGTGAGGAAATGAAGTTGAACACAGAACCCACAAGAACCCAGATTTTATCTGGTCTAGCTTCTGAGTTCTGACCGAGACCGACCTTAGCTGGAATAGTACAAAATCACAGGTTCAACAGGCTCAGTTCGTACAAGCAAGATCATATCACTCAGGTAAATCACAGTTAGGTTCCAATTATCATTTTTTAATGCAAACAAACGAATACCCAAGTGAAGAAAAGCACTAAAATGCAGAACCCAGAATTTATTTGCTCTAGTCTAGGTCTCTTGGACCGAGGTTAGCTAGAGCAGCAGAACAGAACCAGCAATGCCCGTACAAACGAGGTCACTCAGGTAATGCCGTGAAGAACAGGGTTTCCGGAGAGAACCCAAGCAGGAACAAGACATGAAAtgccagagagagagacagagagatatGGAGATGAAAAACTGGGAAATGAATAATTTATAagctcaaagaaagaaagtaataataaaGGCGGTCACCAACAAACGGCCGGGAAAACCACTAGTGAACTGATTTCCCGGCTACTTTCAGAGGGAGATGTACAGAAAGGATCAAAGTGCTAACAACCAGGAAAAGAGAGTAGTAGAGTTCTAGGACCAGTGAGAGATGAAGAGTAATATTTATGGCTTTTTAATGGCAGACAAGGAGTAAAAGCCGAGTTCTTTTTGAAATGCTACTTAGATGGATGAAAAAAGATAAGAGGTTAAGAAAATCTCTCCCTTTCCCACACTTGAACGATCTCAAGGCAATGAAAAGCAAGTCTCAGAGGAAAAAGATCAAACAATATCAATTATCAAAacgaagaaggaaaataaaagccCAAAAAGTGAAGGCAGACAGGTCTAAGATTCTCAACTTTTGTTCATTTTATATTGGGAGGTTTGGTCTAATGAAATTAATGTTTAGCTATGCCTACAGTTCATGTGTTTTGCACCATtggattactttttttttttttttggtagagcaCCATTGGATTACACCTGTTTGTGGGCTCACTTTGGAAGAAATGTTGGATAAAGTTGTGGGGCGTTTGGATGCACACAAAGTCTAAACTGGATAGGTATTTCATTGTTTGCCTCAAAGAGGTATTAAGCCCAATTAAGGGGATTTGGAAATTTGTTTTGTGTCTTTTGAGATTATCTAGAGTATCTAGAGCTGCACCCAACATTTTTGAATTCCAAGAATTGATTGCTTGGGATGGTTGCTTGACAATGGAATTTCTTGAAGATGGGAGTGTTGGAGGTCATGGGGCTTTGGTATTGGTATAGACTTGAAAACCATACATAATTTAATTATGAAATCACAGTTCATATAGTTGCTAGGATTTAATGTCATATATTTATTGTCCTAAAGACTAAGTTATAGTATACTCACATGAATATGTTTTTAATATGAAGAAAATATCTCTACTTGGTCACGTAGATCATGTGTCAATGCAGGGCAAATGGGAGTGTGCACCCAACATCTAACAGGGGATGAAGTGGCTATTTCGCTCTCTCGCCTTTCTGATGTTTATCAACATATGTCAAGCATTAGAAACTCTAAGCCCAAGATTTAATAGGTCTCATGagttgaaataaaatgaaatcataaattcAACTTGACCTAAATTTTAtcacaaagaataaaaattttaaCCATCATCGTGACAAAAGAGAGTTAATTAGAAACcattaattttgattatttCTTAATGGGATTtaatgatatttatacaatagATCACTGGGTTAAAAATCTTTAGGTCTATTGTAATTCTAGCAAGTAGTCTTATTCTATTTAGATTTTCATGGATTCTAACTTATAAAAGGATAtttgtaaaataataataataataataataataataataataataataataataataataataataataataataataaaaaataaataaaaggatctAGAATAGTTGTTTTTCCAAGTGTTCTACTACCTAGGATATGGACCATGTTTTTATTCTACCCATTACTAAATCTCCAACAAATATTCCAAaagttttatcaaaaaaaaaaaaaaaatattctaaaagaGAATTAAGTAAATAAAGAGGTTAAAGGTATCTAATTATGCTGATTTTGTCTGAGAAATTAAGACAATGCCTCATTAAATAACTTATTATCGATATTCTATGTTGGTGTCCTATTTCGATGACTTAGGACAATGTTTCTTGGCCTAATGTCTAGATATACAAAAACTCCATTATAGGAGATCAAAAATAAAAACGAAAAATGCATTGTAAAAAGTCAATTCTTTAagcctcctttccttttccctcTATATGATATAAATGGGGAATAATCTCACCTCTAAATAGTAAGGAGAATGAAAATgtcatcctcacattgatgtTTGAATAATTACCCTTTCAATAAGTTCATTTCATTTGGacatttacttaaaaaaaaaaataatgatttaattagaaaattctctctctctctctctctctcacagattCAATTGTAATGGATGTAAAGTTTATAAAGATGACCACCCAAGGATAATTGGACTCTTGTCATTTTGAAAGTTCAAACCATCTAATGCAAAATTCTAAGGAGACCACTTCTTCCAATGGTCTAATAGCACACGTCCATTTGGAATCAAGGAAGGAAACcattgaagaagaggaaaaggggaaaaaaaattgctagaTTTTCCCTATTTTGGAATCAAGTCCTTTCATATCCCTTtgataaaaagaaaggaaatgcaTGGCAAGAGGCAAGTGATTAGAGAAAAGCCATGAATTctctaaaatttaaaattaatagaCATTCAAAAAATTAATTCCAATCTATAATGACATAAATAATGACTCTTTAAAGACTCATATTAATTGAAATGATAACAGTACAACAGGCAAATCTTTAAAAGTGAGATATGAATGAATACTCTAGCCATGATGAGTTATCACTCATATGCTTGCCCTTACAAAAATGGTGATCCCATACActaatagatttttatttttattattattattattattattattattattattattattattattattattattattattattattattattattattattatggccCAATGGCCACCTACTCCTAAACATATTCATTCACTC from Macadamia integrifolia cultivar HAES 741 chromosome 14, SCU_Mint_v3, whole genome shotgun sequence encodes the following:
- the LOC122060961 gene encoding probable auxin efflux carrier component 1c, coding for MISGTDLYHVLTAVVPLYVAMILAYGSVKWWKIFSPDQCSGINRFVALFAVPLLSFHFISTNNPYTMNIRLIAADTLQKIIVLVVLAIWSRTSSRGSLEWSITLFSLSTLPNTLVMGIPLLKGMYGDYSGSLMVQIVVLQCIIWYTLMLFLFEYRGARLLIVEQFPDTAGSIISFRVDSDIISLDGKEPLQTEAEVGEDGKLHVTVRKSTSSRSEIFSRRSYGPNSGVSLTPRPSNLTNAEIYSLQSSRNPTPRGSSFNHTDFYSMVNGRNTSNVSPRQSNFGNLGFDEESGMNGFTNPNRANGIFSQGNSVAGGGYPAPTNAGIFSPVAGPGAKKKPNGTDGGKDLHMFVWSSSASPVSEGGIHVFRGGEFGNEHSGIPHPVDPHPKEYEQFGRDEFSFGNRQPNGGEPDGPSLSKLGSSSTTELHPKAGGANGGSKVMPPASVMTRLILIMVWRKLIRNPNTYSSLIGLTWSLVCFRWNIEMPAIIDGSIKILSNAGLGMAMFSLGLFMALQPKIIACGNSVASFAMAVRFLTGPAVMAAASIAIGIRGTLLHIAIVQAALPQGIVPFVFAKEYNVHPDILSTGVIFGMLIALPITLVYYILLGL